In Nymphalis io chromosome 11, ilAglIoxx1.1, whole genome shotgun sequence, one genomic interval encodes:
- the LOC126772093 gene encoding kelch-like protein 3, with the protein MEGNNGDAERDRGLVSVEHSAAEGDGDRARYSMMVRCASQSSLDESSQRRESSESGAGSQHAAQLLDALARLRRDDVLCDVRLQAQCLSGAAGAAGAAGAAGAAGAAGAAGGAGGVCAHRAVLAACSPYFRAMFTQFDERTQSTITIQDVEPHALEAIIDYVYNPDSLVITEDNVQSVLSAASLLQVCGVRARACAFLAGALSPDNALGIRAFADLHACADLADCASRFVERHFVEVLETEEFLGLESDALASLLDSDRLTVPNEEVILDAVIRWMQHDPESRRARLGSLLEHVRLPLLPQDALVARAAAEPLASAELRVKDLVIEALSFHLLRPDRRAAAAATCARARPRQPPRSPKVLLVVGGQAPKAIRDVEAFHMESARWRPAADLPTRRCRAGLAVVGSRLYAVGGFNGTLRVRSVDVYDVATDTWAPGPPLCARRSTLGVAVIGHVIYAVGGFDGATGLSSAEAMDVREGVWRPVAGMSTRRSSVGVAVLDGKLYAVGGYDGASRQCLHTVERYDPAADAWEAAAEMGARRSGAGVGVAGGALYAVGGHDGPAVRRSVERYRPSEGWAPAAPMAHARRNAGVAAHHGKLYVVGGDDGAANLATVEVFDPAAEQWSVLGAAMSVGRSYAGVAVVERAA; encoded by the exons ATGGAAGGAAATAACGGAGACGCGGAACGAGACCGTGGCCT AGTGAGTGTAGAACACAGTGCAGCTGAGGGGGATGGAGATAGAGCTAGGTACAG CATGATGGTGCGCTGTGCGTCTCAGTCATCGCTGGACGAGTCGTCGCAGCGGCGCGAGTCCAGCGAAAGTGGCGCAGGCTCGCAGCACGCGGCGCAGCTGCTGGACGCGCTCGCCCGCCTGCGTCGCGACGACGTGCTGTGCGACGTGCGGCTGCAG GCACAGTGTCTgagcggcgcggcgggcgcggcgggcgcggcgggcgcggcgggcgcggcgggcgcggcgggcgcggcggggggGGCGGGCGGCGTGTGCGCGCACCGCGCCGTGCTCGCCGCGTGCTCGCCGTACTTCCGCGCGATGTTCACGCAGTTTGACGAGCGCACGCAGTCCACCATCACCATACAG GACGTCGAACCGCACGCGTTAGAAGCAATAATAGACTACGTGTACAACCCGGACTCACTCGTCATCACCGAAGACAACGTACAG AGCGTGCTGTCGGCGGCGTCGCTGCTGCAGGTGTGCGGCGTGCGCGCGCGCGCCTGCGCCTTCCTGGCGGGCGCGCTGTCGCCGGACAACGCGCTCGGCATCCGCGCCTTCGCCGACCTGCACGCCTGCGCTGACCTCGCCGACTGCGCCTCGCGCTTCGTCGAGCGACACTTCGTCGAG GTGTTGGAGACGGAGGAGTTCCTTGGGCTCGAGTCGGACGCGCTGGCGAGCTTGCTGGACAGCGATCGCCTCACG GTGCCGAACGAGGAGGTCATATTGGATGCTGTCATTCGATGGATGCAGCACGATCCGGAG TCGAGACGCGCCCGTCTGGGTTCGCTCCTGGAACACGTCCGGCTGCCGCTGCTCCCGCAGGATGCGCTGGTGGCGCGCGCAGCCGCCGAGCCACTCGCCAGCGCCGAGCTACGCGTCAAG GACCTAGTGATCGAGGCGCTGTCGTTTCACCTGCTGCGGCCCGACCGTCGCGCGGCGGCCGCGGCCACGTGCGCGCGCGCCCGCCCGCGCCAGCCGCCGCGCTCGCCCAAGGTGCTGCTCGTGGTCGGCGGGCAGGCCCCCAAGGCCATCCGCGACGTGGAGGCGTTCCACATGGAGAGCGCGCGCTGGCGGCCCGCCGCCGACCTGCCCACGCGCCGCTGCCGCGCCGGGCTGGCCGTCGTGGGCTCGCGGCTGTACGCCGTCGGCGGCTTCAACGGCACCCTGCGCGTGCGCAGCGTCGACGTGTACGACGTGGCCACCGACACGTGGGCGCCCGGCCCGCCGCTGTGCGCGCGCCGCTCCACGCTGGGCGTGGCCGTCATCGGACACGTGATCTACGCCGTGGGCGG GTTCGACGGCGCCACGGGGCTGAGCTCCGCCGAGGCCATGGACGTGCGCGAGGGCGTGTGGCGGCCCGTGGCCGGCATGAGCACGCGCCGCTCGTCCGTCGGCGTGGCCGTGCTGGACGGGAAGCTGTACGCGGTCGGCGGCTACGACGGCGCCTCGCGGCAGTGCCTGCACACGGTGGAGCGCTACGACCCGGCGGCCGACGCGTGGGAGGCGGCGGCCGAGATGGGCGCGCGCCGCTCGGGCGCCGGCGTGGGCGTGGCCGGCGGCGCGCTGTACGCCGTGGGCGGCCACGACGGGCCCGCCGTGCGGCGCTCCGTGGAGCGCTACCGGCCCAGCGAGGGCTGGGCGCCGGCCGCGCCCATGGCGCACGCGC